Proteins from a single region of Bombus huntii isolate Logan2020A chromosome 2, iyBomHunt1.1, whole genome shotgun sequence:
- the LOC126878237 gene encoding vacuolar protein sorting-associated protein 33A codes for MSSAHLSTGRLNVGIIQVQVRKQLLCLLEKCDGTKAIIWDQSLEGPIGLVAKYNLLEEHDVVKMYPLCGGSLTIPPNIVNIIFITRPQLGLMDLIAENVHGEEGKRPRKEFHLFFVPRKSLLCQKKLQNRGVFGSFTLIEEFKCDLFPFDNDLLSMELSGSFKEFHLENDPTCLYQVAQAIQGLQRLYGKIPKVTGRGPAASKVWELLERLNREEEDNKTTSVQSSTIEHLLLLDRSVDLLSPLVTQLTYEGLIDEIFGIKYNTVQLPARRFHDSQDSPTTMTLNEKEQIILNSGEELFAEIRDKNFNGVGPILSKKAKVISSQFDERHGDKSVQEIKQFIARLPHMLATKQSLAKHTTIAEMIKEVTDSSNFLESLQVEQELLNCIDTDKPNTFIEDMIIQQQPLLKVLRLLCIQSLTNSGLKPKLLDYYKREIIQTYGYHNLPTILNLEKAGLLKQQQSARQYAVLRKALRLTVEDESEITPKDISYVHSIYAPLSVRLTEQLVQSNGWQGLNDVMGLLPGPTISSPPYNILSSGRRNSITSEDFNSEPPKLVMVFFIGGCTFAEISALRFLSQQEDLNVEFVVCTTKLINGNTFLMSLMENLEST; via the exons ATGTCATCGGCACATTTATCGACAGGGCGTCTAAATGTGGGAATTATTCAAGTACAAGTTAGGAAACAGTTACTCTGTTTGCTTGAAAAGTGTGATGGCACAAAG gcAATTATATGGGATCAATCTCTTGAAGGACCAATTGGTCTTGttgcaaaatataatttgctTGAAGAACATGATGTTGTTAAAATGTATCCTTTATGTGGTGGAAGTTTGACAATACCACCaaatattgttaatataatatttataactagaCCTCAGTTAGGACTTATGGATTTAATTGCTGAAAATGTTCATGG AGAAGAGGGGAAAAGACCACGCAAAGAATTTCATTTGTTCTTTGTACCAAGAAAAAGTCTTCTTTGTCAAAAAAAGCTTCAGAATCGTGGTGTATTTGGTAGCTTCACATTaatagaagaatttaaatGTGACTTATTTCCTTTTGATAATGATCTTCTTTCCATGGAGCTTAGTGGTTCATTTAAGGAGTTTCATTTAGAAAATGATCCCACTTGTTTGTATCAAGTTGCACAAGCTATTCAAGGTTTACAACGATTATAtggaaaaattccaaaagTTACTGGAAGAGGACCTGCTGCTAGCAAAGTATGGGAATTATTAGAAAGATTAAATAGAGAAGAAGAGGATAATAAAACAACATCAGTTCAGTCATCTACTATAgaacatttattattattagatcGCTCTGTAGATTTACTTTCACCTCTAGTTACGCAATTGACGTATGAGGGATTAATAGATGAAATTTTTGGgataaaatata atACTGTACAGTTGCCAGCAAGAAGATTTCATGATTCTCAAGACTCTCCAACAACAATGACCCTTAATGAAAAAGAACAAATTATACTAAATTCTGGAGAGGAATTATTTGCAGAAATCAG ggataaaaattttaatggaGTTGGACCTATCCTTAGTAAAAAAGCTAAAGTTATTTCATCACAGTTTGATGAGAGACATGGAGATAAAAGTGTGCaagaaattaaacaatttatagCACGATTACCACATATGTTAGCTACTAAGCAATCATTAGCAAAAC ATACAACAATAGCTGAAATGATAAAAGAAGTAACAGATTCTAGTAATTTTTTAGAATCTTTGCAAGTAGAGCAAGAGTTGTTGAATTGTATTGACACAGATAAACCAAATACTTTTATAGAAGATATGATAATACAACAACAACCACTTTTAAAAGTTTTACgtcttctttgtatacaatccTTAACAAATTCTGGACTCAAGCCAAAGTTATTAGACTATTATAAGAGAGAAATAATACAAACATACGGATATCATAATTTACCAACCATATTAAACTTAGAAAAAGCCGGATTATTAAAACAACAACAATCTGCGCGTCAGTATGCAGTTTTACGAAAAGCACTGCGACTTACTGTTGAAGatgaaagtgaaattacaccgAAGGATATTAGTTATGTTCATTCTATATATGCACCACTAAGTGTTCGATTGACAGAGCAGCTTGTACAATCAAATGGTTGGCAAGGTTTAAATGATGTAATGGGATTATTACCTGGCCCTACTATTAGTAGCCCACCATATAACATACTGTCATCTGGGAGAA gAAATTCTATTACTAGCGAAGACTTTAATTCAGAACCACCAAAATTAGTAATGGTTTTCTTTATTGGAGGATGTACATTTGCAGAAATTTCTGCGCTGAGATTTCTATCTCAGCAAGAAGATT TAAACGTAGAATTTGTTGTCTGCACTACAAAACTAATAAATGGAAACACATTTTTAATGTCATTAATGGAAAACCTAGAAAGTACATAA
- the LOC126878236 gene encoding serine/threonine-protein kinase Tao, protein MPAVPRPGSLKDPEIAELFEKNDPEKIFEDLREIGHGSFGAVYYARCLLTKEIVAIKKMSYVGKQTVEKWQDILKEIRFLRQLNHPNTIEYKGCYLRDHTAWLVMEYCLGSASDIIEVHKRPLKEDEIAAICEGVLRGLHYLHSLGRIHRDVKAGNILLTENGTVKLADFGSASIKCPANSFVGTPYWMAPEVILAMDEGQYDGKVDVWSLGITCIELAERKPPYFNMNAMSALYHIAQNDTPTLNSPDWSDVFRHFVEVCLTKSPTERPASGKLLSHQFVTRTRSPQVLIDLIQRTKAAVRELDNLNYRKMKKILMIDACETESTVGDADDTPDEQTGGDSSKSNSITSEHSIHSMGVSASSQSSSTNSLPLPNADANDYSTGSVRNRHKISAGGVTANLLEHGANNFATIRTTSIVTKQQKEHMQEEMHEQMSGYKRMRREHQGALVKLEERCKMEMESHKQLLDKEYETLLQQFSKELEKLQLRHLQELERKLKQNQNAEKKLHKEITSRQEADRKALEAQQKKDYKVYKERWKKELSQDEVTPKRQRDATLQSHKDNLRQMEAQEEQRLARGQREYLDLEIRKFRRKKLLVFHSLEQELLREELNKRQQQLEQAHNMLLRHHEKTQELEYRQQRAVHTLREDQVHRQHATELSNQQDYMQRAERDLRKKHALELKQQPKSLKQKEMQIRKQFRETCKIQTRQYKALKAQILQTTAKEEQKAVIKKLKEEQRRKLALLGDQYEQSIAEMLQKQSIRLDESQEVECHNLKERLNYELEILMAYQSKNKMQAEAQRNRERRELEDRVSVRRALLEQKMELETQEFLRERSERIRLLHERQERELQQFDEESARIGFSALAIAEASKESYPDDESLSGSMLSLAHSNSSTSFPPNSL, encoded by the exons ATGCCAGCTGTTCCAAGGCCTGGTAGCCTTAAGGACCCAGAGATTGctgaattatttgaaaaaaatgatccggagaaaatatttgaagacTTACGTGAAATCGGGCATGGCAGTTTTGGGGCTGTTTATTATGCACGATGTTTGCTTACCAAAGAAATTGTTGCCATCAAGAAAATGTCATATGTGGGAAAACAAACCGTTGAGAAGTGGCAGGATATCTTGAAAGAAATTCGATTTCTTAGGCAACTTAACCATCCTAATACAATAGAGTATAAGGGCTGTTATCTCAGGGACCACACTGCCTGg ttGGTAATGGAATATTGCCTTGGTTCTGCATCAGACATTATTGAAGTTCATAAGAGACCATTAAAAGAAGATGAAATAGCTGCAATTTGTGAAGGTGTACTACGTGGTTTGCATTATCTTCATTCTCTTGGAAGAATACATCGAGATGTCAAAGCtggaaatattttacttaCCGAAAATGGAACAGTAAAATTGGCAGATTTTGGATCGGCAAGCATAAAGTGTCCAGCAAATAGCTTTGTAGGAACTCCTTATTGGATGGCACCAGAAGTGATATTAGCTATGGATGAAGGACAATATGATGGAAAAGTGGATGTATGGTCTTTGGGGATAACAtgtattgaattag cGGAGCGAAAACCAccttattttaatatgaatgcTATGAGTGCTCTGTATCACATTGCTCAGAATGACACACCAACTTTAAATTCTCCAGACTGGTCAGATGTTTTTCGTCACTTCGTTGAAGTGTGTCTAACTAAAAGTCCAACTGAAAGGCCAGCCTCTGGTAAACTGTTATCA CATCAATTTGTCACCAGAACGCGTTCTCCACAAGTTTTAATAGACTTAATTCAGAGAACGAAAGCTGCTGTTAGAGAATTGGATAATTTGAATTATCGGAAAATGAAGAAGATCTTAATGATCGATGCTTGTGAAACTGAAAGTACAGTTGGTGATGCTGATG ATACTCCAGATGAACAAACAGGTGGTGATAGTAGCAAGAGCAATTCAATTACCTCAGAGCATTCAATTCATTCAATGGGTGTTTCTGCCAGTTCTCAAAGTTCCTCCACCAATAGCTTGCCACTGCCAAATGCTGACGCAAACGATTATTCCACGGGATCTGTACGAAATAGACATAAAATATCAGCAGGTGGTGTCACTGCCAATCTTCTTGAACATGGTGCCAATAATTTTGCAACAATTAGGACGACATCAATTGTAActaaacaacaaaaagaaCATATGCAAGAGGAAATGCATGAACAAATGAGTGGATATAAACGAATGAGGCGGGAACATCAAGGTGCTTTG gtAAAATTAGAAGAACGTTGTAAAATGGAAATGGAATCCCATAAACAATTATTAGATAAAGAATATGAAACTCTTTTACAACAGTTTAGTAAAGAATTGGAAAAACTTCAATTAAGGCATTTGCAAGAATTAGAACGTAAGCTTAAACAAAACCAAAATGCTGAGAAAAAACTGCACAAAGAGATAACAAGTAGACAGGAAGCAGATCGGAAAGCATTAGAAGCACAGCAAAAGAAAGACTATAAG GTTTACAAAGAAAGATGGAAAAAAGAATTATCTCAGGATGAAGTTACACCGAAGCGACAACGAGATGCTACACTTCAGAGTCACAAAGATAATTTACGACAAATGGAAGCGCAAGAAGAGCAACGTCTTGCAAGAGGGCAAAGAGAATACCTTGACCTCGAAATTCGTAAATTCCGTAGAAAAAAGCTACTTGTTTTTCATAGTTTGGAACAAGAGCTACTTCGAGAA GAATTAAATAAGAGACAACAACAATTAGAACAAGCacataatatgttattacgacATCATGAAAAAACACAAGAACTTGAATACAGGCAACAAAGGGCAGTTCATACTCTTAGAGAAGATCAAGTTCATCGACAACATGCTACAGAACTTTCTAATCAACAAGATTACATGCAAAGAGCAGAACGTGATTTGCGTAAAAAGCATGCATTGGAGCTCAAACAGCAACCTAAGAGTCTCAAA CAAAAAGAAATGCAAATTCGAAAACAATTTAGGGAAACATGTAAAATACAAACGCGACAATATAAGGCATTAAAAGCTCAAATATTACAAACAACAGCTAAAGAAGAGCAAAAGGCTgttatcaaaaaattaaaagaagaacaaagaaGGAAGTTAGCTTTATTGGGTGATCAGTATGAACAAAGTATTGCTGAAATGCTCCAGAAACAAAGTATACGTTTAGATGAATCACAAGAAGTTGAATGCCATAACCTCAAG GAAAGGTTAAATTATGAATTAGAAATTCTAATGGCATATCAATCTAAGAATAAAATGCAAGCTGAAGCTCAAAGAAACAGAGAACGTCGTGAATTAGAAGATCGAGTATCAGTTAGACGAGCTTTGCTTGAACAGAAAATGGAGCTTGAAACTCAGGAATTCCTTCGTGAACGTAGTGAGCGGATACGTTTATTACATGAAAGACAAGAACGTGAATTACAACAATTTGATGAGGAAAGTGCAAGAATAGGATTCAG TGCTCTGGCGATAGCTGAGGCATCAAAAGAATCTTACCCAGACGATGAAAGCCTTAGTGGCTCAATGTTAAGTCTGGCTCACAGTAATAGTTCTACATCCTTCCCCCCTAATAGtctttaa
- the LOC126878238 gene encoding protein NipSnap: protein MAAVFRRFRAVQITVIGKTKLPSFVTSRSFARSSIRQDISEGWINKLFVRKIEPTKESHSRMLSDKGVIYALHTHNIRPDSIDKYLTNYEEIVNIINSKKSELKLELVGSWTVVAGDIDQALHLWRYSGGYDSVDRTQIELSKEEAYQQLFKENGKYLRSRYLQYLLAFSYWPPLTKRNGSNIYEIRSYRLQPGTMIEWGNNWAKAINYRRNNNEPFAGFFSQIGRLYNVHHIWCYKNLQARMETRESAWRSPGWDECVAYTVPLIRETHSRILRPTNFSPTK, encoded by the exons ATGGCTGCCGTTTTTAGAAGATTCAGAGCCGTGCAGATCACGGTGATCGGCAAAACTAAACTACCGTCATTTGTTACCAGCCG ATCTTTTGCAAGGTCATCGATCCGACAGGATATCAGCGAAGGATGGATAAACAAGCTTTTCGTAAGAAAAATCGAGCCAACCAAAGAGTCTCATTCAAGGATGCTGTCAGATAAAGGAGTTATTTACGCCTTGCACACGCACAATATTCGACCCGATTCCATTGATAAATATTTGACCAATTA TGAAGAGATTGTTAACATTATAAACTCCAAGAAATCTGAATTGAAATTGGAGCTTGTTGGTTCATGGACTGTCGTAGCTGGTGATATCGATCAAGCGTTGCATCTATGGCGATACTCTGGTGGCTATGATAGTGTTGACCGCACACAAATTGAATTGTCTAAAGAAGAG GCATATCAACAATTATTCAAAGAAAATGGCAAATATCTACGGTCGcgttatttacaatatttattggCATTTAGCTATTGGCCTCCGCTTACAAAACGAAATGGTTCcaatatatatgaaatacgTAGTTATAGGTTACAGCCTGGTACTATGATTGAATGGGGTAATAATTGGGCAAAAGCCATCAATTATAGACGTAACAATAATGAACCTTTTGCTGGTTTCTTTTCACAAATTGGCAGATTATATAATGTTCATCACATTTGGT GCTACAAAAATCTCCAAGCGCGAATGGAAACTCGTGAAAGTGCATGGAGATCTCCAGGATGGGATGAATGTGTTGCATATACTGTACCATTAATTAGGGAAACACATTCCCGTATATTAAGACCAACTAACTTTTCACCAACAAAATAA
- the LOC126875721 gene encoding structure-specific endonuclease subunit slx1 produces MENAEVIEHFYGVYLLYCMNPKYKGRTYIGYTVDPCRRLKKHNAGKEHGGAWKTSNKGPWNMVLIIHGFPNNTSALRFEWAWQHPHISRRLKHVPKKKSQQKVIEFCFLVLSNMLKVGPWCRLPLTIRWLDYEFFEKYSSYVSAPMHMPICHGKVISKKIKKTNDTIETLDESSIICSICNVPLDATKQAVSCIKPSCSLISHLICLAQLFRKGNMILPIEGTCPICNTNVLWGDLIRRKIGCYGNLQEVSSDEDYYT; encoded by the exons ATGGAAAACGCAGAAGTTATAGAGCACTTTTATGGTGTATATTTGCTATATTGTATGAATCCAAAATATAAGGGAAGAACATATATAGGATATACAGTTGATCCTTGTCGTCGACTTAAGAAACATAATGCTGGAAAAGAACATGGAGGTGCATGGAAAACGAGTAATAAAGGGCCAtg GAATATGGTATTAATTATTCATGGCTTTCCAAATAATACATCCGCCCTTAGG TTTGAGTGGGCTTGGCAACACCCTCATATTAGTCGCCGTTTGAAACATGTGCCTAAGAAAAAATCACAACAGAAAGTAATTGAATTTTGCTTTCTGGTTCTGTCAAATATGTTAAAAGTTGGACCTTGGTGTCGCTTACCTTTAACAATTCGTTGGCTAGATTATGAGTTCTTTGAAAAGTACTCTAGCTATGTTTCAGCTCCAATGCATATGCCTATATGTCATGGAAAAGTAATTTCCAAAAAGATTAAGAAGACAAATGATACAATAGAAACGTTGGATGAATCATCTATAATCTGTTCTATTTGTAATGTACCTCTAGATGCAACAAAACAAGCAGTTAGCTGTATAAAACCTAGCTGTTCATTAATATCTCATTTAATTTGTTTGGCACAATTGTTTCGTAAAGGCAACATGATTTTACCAATTGAAGGTACTTGCCCTATTTGTAATACCAATGTTTTATGGGGGGATTTAATTAGAAGAAAGATTGGTTGTTATGGAAATTTGCAAGAAGTTTCTAGTGATGAAGATTATTATACTTGA
- the LOC126875709 gene encoding transmembrane protein 53: protein MSNQEDLDYYIMFPSFPPSPKDPTLTTGSQDQREEFVFVYKEDKRPVIVLLGWAGCQDKYLAKYSAIYEEKSCITLRYTAPVECLFWRRDKMPHIGKRLIQVITDKSLDQHPIFFHVFSNGGAFLYQHVSLAMQQANSPLKVKGVIFDSAPGERRLTALFKAISAIIGGHPLTNIPMSFLITIFLSILWFLEVIAHALGRGYPVQTNPIGLAEESYSWPQLFLYSNADTLIPAADVEKFASRRAERGVRVQLVLFTNSPHVKHYATYRDAYVNTVCSFIHECLTSPNLECLELPQNHGIENNSRNYVTMPSLTKRVVLPHEATKLN from the exons ATGAGCAATCAAGAGGACCTCGACTATTACATCATGTTCCCGTCGTTTCCGCCGTCCCCGAAGGATCCAACGTTAACCACCGGTAGTCAGGATCAACGTGAAGAGTTCGTATTCGTTTACAAGGAGGACAAACGACCGGTAATAGTGCTACTAGGATGGGCCGGCTGTCAAGACAAATATCTGGCCAAGTACAGCGCAATTTACGAAGAGAAGAG CTGCATCACGCTACGATACACGGCACCAGTAGAATGTCTATTTTGGCGAAGAGACAAAATGCCTCATATTGGCAAACGGTTGATCCAGGTAATCACAGACAAGAGTTTAGATCAACACCCGATATTCTTCCATGTCTTCAGTAACGGCGGTGCGTTTCTATATCAACATGTAAGCCTTGCGATGCAACAAGCTAACTCACCGCTTAAG GTCAAAGGAGTGATATTTGATAGCGCACCGGGAGAAAGAAGATTAACCGCTCTTTTCAAAGCAATTAGCGCAATCATCGGCGGACATCCACTTACAAACATACCAATGTCCTTCCTCATTACGATCTTCCTCTCTATACTTTGGTTTTTAGAG GTGATCGCTCACGCCCTTGGACGTGGTTATCCAGTGCAAACGAACCCGATCGGTCTTGCAGAAGAATCCTATTCTTGGCCGCAATTGTTTCTTTATTCGAACGCTGACACTTTAATTCCGGCAGCG GACGTCGAGAAATTCGCCAGTCGACGAGCAGAACGTGGTGTACGAGTGCAGCTGGTACTTTTCACCAATTCTCCGCACGTCAAGCATTATGCTACTTATCGTGATGCCTACGTAAATACAGTTTGTAGTTTCATCCACGAATGCCTGACGTCACCAAATTTAGAATGCCTGGAATTGCCTCAGAATCATggtatagaaaataattccCGGAATTACGTCACTATGCCAAGTCTTACCAAAAGAGTTGTGCTACCTCATGAGGCTACTAagttaaattag